ACGGTCAAAAGATTGGACTCCGGTGATAGAAAAGTTTAAAAATAGATTCATTTGGTGGACGGGTGGTTCTTATTAAATCGGTTCTTACTAGTCTTCCATTGTATTACTTCTCTCTCTTTCGTGCCCCGCCTAGCGTGCTAAAAAACCTTGAGAGTGTAGGACGTTCCTTTTTTTGGGGCTTATGGGAACGTGGGGTTAAATATTGGTTCTCTTAAAAGTAAAAATCTTGTGTTACTtggaaagtggtggtggaggttcaaaactgaAACCAACTCACTTTGGGTCAAAATCATCCGTAGTATTCATGGCTCGTGTGGTGGCTTGTTGATGAGAAGTGACTCAACTCACTCCTCATCTCTTGGCACTTGGACTAACATTATTTTGGCAGGAAAGGCAATTGATGAGATGAATATTCCCTTTAGCAATTCTTTCGTGAAAACACTGGGCGATGGATCTTCAACAGCTTTTTGGAAAGAAGTGTGGATTGGAAGCAGCAAACTTTGCGACAAGTACCCAAGACTATATAGGCTGGAATGTGAGCAGAATGCTATGGTTAGCGATCGACTTCAGATTTGCAACTCAACTATGACGTACAACTGGAACTGGATAAGAACTCCTTGCGGCAGAACCATGGGTGAACTTGATTCATTAACTGAGTTGTTGTCAGGTACAAGTCTGAGTAGCGAAACCAAAGATAAATGGTTGTGGAACATGTCTGGAAACGAGCGATTTACTGTGAAAATATTATCAAGCATCATAGACGAGTCCCTTCTAGCAATTGGAACCAATAATTATGAAACAATCCGAAACAACTTGGTACCAAAAAAATTGGAAATTTTCACATGGAGAGTTATCAAAAAACGCATTCCCGTCAAACTCGAGCTCGAAAAACGGGGCATTGACCTTCATAGCGTTAGATGCCCTCTTTGTGATGACGACTTAGAGACCATTGATCACGCATTAATCTTTTGCAAACACTCCTTGGACGTGTGGAACTGTATTTTTAAGTGGTGGGGTTTGGGCAATTTCTCAAACCTTAGTACTAACGAAATTCTACGTGGTATTGCTCCATCCCAAATGTCAAACCTCGGAAGGCTAATTTGGCAAGCCGTCGAATGGGTTTGTGTTTATTTCGTTTGGAAAAATCGTAATACTAGGGTTTTCCGCGGTAAAATGTGGAATACTCCGATTGCTCTAAATGAAATACAATCCAAATCCTTCGAATGGATATCGCATAGACTGAAAGGAAAGAAACTAGATTGGTTCGATTGGTTAAACAACCCGAGTGTGTATCTTACAATTTAATTCTTTGTTTCGGGTTTGCTATCTTTGCAAACCTTTGTAGTGTGTAATCATCTTCGTGTGCTTATGGATGATATTCATCCGAACATTGTACTATCTTATTATTCTATAAAATTtcgcttgcttttcaaaaaaataaaaaacaaggaCTTAATCAAGAGATGCTTAAATAATGTCTTATTGGAAGTTCAGATATCATATttcttaatttaaaaaaaaaaaaaaaaaaaaaaaaaaaaaaaaaaaaaacatattagcATATCTTATAAACCCAGAATTAGTCCACTTCCTGTATTTAGATTAGTATGTGTTGTTAAATGCTTTTGTAAATGTGTATATGTGACTACCCTTTGGTTTTGGTTGTTGTACATCTCACTAGACATGTAATTAGATTTGTAAGATGTACAAAAGTAGACATGTAACTACTATGTATGTATGTAGCTTTTGTAActactatgtatgtatgtatgtagctGTACATCTCATTAGACCATTTAATTAGCTTTTCTACCATGTATATACTTCCAAACACAGCTTGACAACTACGAAAGTGACGCAGCAAAGCGCATCGGACCTAACACTTGTTAGATAATAAACACTTAATAGCAGCACATTTTTAGTGTCACTCTAGAAATTGCCATTGTGTAATTGTGTAAATTCTATAAAATTGAAGGTAAAAATATGACTAAAAACACATTTCCCTTGACACTGTTGAAGTGTCGGTATAAAGGGCACAATTTAATTGTAGACTACAATTTGTAGTGGAGTATATTTGTCTTTATAAAGTTACCTTCGTGGGTTTGAATGCGGTGTGAGATGCTAGCATCCCTTCAGGACACGCGAAAGGGTTCCACCATGGTGAAATCTACATTAATTAAAGAAAATTAGATTGCCAACATATTTCAGTGTATTGAAAttgaaacatataatatatatatatatatatagtataaatcAGAAAGTATTAATTAAAGTCGGAAGAAATGACACTTTATCAGAACTCTGTGTTGATTTGTTTAGTGGACAATTAAATATTAGTAGATGAGTAAGTACATCACTTTGAAATAACGGAGAAAGTAATTAAAGTATCTTTACATacaataataaagataaaatgGTCGTCTTATTATAtttgataaataaataaatgataccTGTAGGCTTTTTGCATCAGTGCGACTTGTTCGATCTTCATGTGTGAAAAGATATGCTTGTTGTGATAAAGAAACAAATGACGTTTCGCTAACTTGAGTCCATAGATCGTGTTGGATTATTTCGGACAATGTATACATTTTGTAATGAAACCTAGCCAGCTGAAGTAGACCCATATTATCATGATCGTGTGATATAAAAGCTCGTCCCCCTAAAAtgttgtaaatttagtgtaattttgggttttaatctacacttgtaaatgggtttggaggtacggagtgtacacccattaagtgatagattacctgcACCCAAAAGTgattttccattatttactatcatgacttggtctacctgaaatttgactaagtgttttcagtactaagttttcttagtaagctgaaatttggctaagtgttttgtgctggttgttctgcattgctggtccttgtactggttgttctgcattgctggtccttgtgctggttgttctgcattgctggtccctgtgctggttgttctgcgcagctggtccctgtgctggttgttctgcgcagctggtccctgtgctggttgttctgcgcagctggtcctgtttgctggttcctctgcgctgctggtcctgtatgctgacttttgcgctgctggtcctgtatgctgacttttgcgctgctggtccttttgcagtgctggttcttaagagacagcagtaagaaaatacttaacacaattttgagtgattacggaagaattattcttgcacccacttttgctttagtggttgaaggaataatacttgtttattataaagtgatcactcatgctttgatagttgtaaaatataatatttgtttattgtaaaagtaacaacttttactttaatgatggaagtgataatatttgtttatagaaatattcttcctgtaaccacttttgaatattatagaaaatacttttattaatcaatcggccaattgattttaataaaagactctttcatgattaagggtgtatataaatatattaaccaatatgcatgagaaaaatacacaagttacgaacaccaaaatattcttctgcaaaaggaattcttgtttctgccaaaacaagaatttaatctctgtcttatcccaaagtgatattcgtgtaacccaggctataagggtcgaataattactttcggaaagtgataccacgattcagtgatttatccggctatcgattattttaccctacacgaaagaatttaataaaacctccaacaatcgaaagtaattatctgttataatcgatggcggctacgatgaaacacatgacggcgaatttcttcaaacttgataagtttgagggaattgattttaggagatggcaaaagaagatgcacttctttctgagcagcatgagtgtggtgtacgtactcagcacaccaattcctgaagatcatggtgatgatgccactattgaacaaattcggaaaaggtgcaagtgggagaacgatgactacatcgctagaggtttaatcctcaatggtatggctgattccctttttgatatttacctaaatgttgaatcttctaaagaactatgggactgtttagaaaccaagtatatgtctgaggatgcttctagtaaaaagttccttgtgagtaattttaataattacaagatggtcgattctagaccggtcttggaacaatacaatgagctcattcgtatacttggtcaattcacacaacataagatgaacatggatgagtctattcaagtctcaagcataattgataaactacctccatcttggaaagaatttaaacattctttgaaacataagaaggaggagttaactcttgttgagttgggtagtcatctgcgtattgaggaatccctcaggttgcaggataatgacaagccaaagagcaacgaagttgctggtacgtctgttgtcaatatggtggaacataaaaagttcactagtaataatgacaaaaagggcaaacgtaaacatcaaggttataacaaggctaatccgaacaagaagtctaaattgacttgttggaagtgtggtaaaactgaacacatgaaaaaggattgcaaggttatttttggtaataataatgccaaaggatctagcacaagcggttcgagaaatggtttaaacaaccacaactcgaaaggtcagaatatatttaataattcaaatgagaattattatgtttcatatatatctgaggcttattttgtacaggatgatgatgtcgcgtggtgggttgactcgggagccaccacccatgtatgcaaggatagattttggttcaagacttacgagtccgtgactgatggatcaattcttcatatgggaaatgagtcaacagcctctgttcatggacgtggaagtgtggatttgtgttttagttctggaaaaattatttgtttgtt
This genomic stretch from Rutidosis leptorrhynchoides isolate AG116_Rl617_1_P2 chromosome 11, CSIRO_AGI_Rlap_v1, whole genome shotgun sequence harbors:
- the LOC139876029 gene encoding uncharacterized protein, yielding MRSDSTHSSSLGTWTNIILAGKAIDEMNIPFSNSFVKTLGDGSSTAFWKEVWIGSSKLCDKYPRLYRLECEQNAMVSDRLQICNSTMTYNWNWIRTPCGRTMGELDSLTELLSGTSLSSETKDKWLWNMSGNERFTVKILSSIIDESLLAIGTNNYETIRNNLVPKKLEIFTWRVIKKRIPVKLELEKRGIDLHSVRCPLCDDDLETIDHALIFCKHSLDVWNCIFKWWGLGNFSNLSTNEILRGIAPSQMSNLGRLIWQAVEWVCVYFVWKNRNTRVFRGKMWNTPIALNEIQSKSFEWISHRLKGKKLDWFDWLNNPSVYLTI